Proteins encoded within one genomic window of Bdellovibrionota bacterium:
- the ribD gene encoding bifunctional diaminohydroxyphosphoribosylaminopyrimidine deaminase/5-amino-6-(5-phosphoribosylamino)uracil reductase RibD has product MQKALEEGSKGFGFVTPNPQVGCVVLNAKYELIASGCHEKYGAAHAEVNAIKDLTLEQLTGAHVVVTLEPCAHVGKTPSCAHALAKLPIESVTYGLKDPFPLVAGKGIEVLEKAGKKVNHLKSMEEPCEELAEIFLWNQRHKKAFVALKMASSLDGQIALKSGESQWITGEKSRKYSHFLRAGYDAILVGRNTLVVDDPMLNIRHPNFQGKKNKVVILDPEGKLLKNISHYKIMEYHDKENIIFAIRDNIVVSTDFKILPTKVLLSGALDLDDLTKKLYEEKICSLYVEGGAQTYSEFLSQRAFQRFYLFQAPVIIGTKNGRSWSETFAVSKLKDKLHLRNLRSQKIGDDLFITGRV; this is encoded by the coding sequence ATGCAAAAGGCACTTGAAGAGGGGAGCAAGGGGTTTGGGTTTGTAACACCAAACCCTCAGGTGGGTTGCGTGGTTTTAAACGCAAAATACGAATTGATTGCAAGCGGTTGTCATGAAAAATACGGAGCAGCTCACGCCGAAGTCAACGCCATCAAAGATTTAACTCTAGAACAGCTCACGGGTGCACATGTGGTTGTTACGCTTGAGCCCTGTGCCCATGTTGGGAAAACTCCATCCTGTGCCCATGCTCTTGCAAAGCTTCCCATTGAGTCTGTGACCTATGGATTGAAAGATCCATTCCCGCTTGTAGCTGGAAAAGGTATCGAAGTTTTAGAAAAAGCAGGAAAGAAAGTAAATCATTTAAAAAGTATGGAAGAACCTTGCGAGGAACTTGCAGAAATCTTCCTATGGAATCAAAGACACAAAAAAGCTTTTGTAGCGCTCAAGATGGCCTCAAGCCTTGATGGACAAATTGCTCTCAAGAGCGGTGAGAGTCAGTGGATCACGGGAGAAAAATCAAGAAAGTATTCTCATTTTTTAAGAGCAGGCTACGACGCAATTCTTGTAGGCAGAAATACTCTTGTGGTGGATGATCCTATGCTCAACATCCGTCATCCTAACTTTCAAGGTAAGAAAAATAAAGTCGTAATCCTTGATCCTGAAGGAAAGCTTTTAAAGAACATCAGTCACTACAAAATTATGGAATATCACGATAAAGAAAATATCATTTTTGCTATACGAGATAATATTGTGGTGAGTACAGACTTTAAAATCTTGCCGACCAAGGTTTTGTTGTCGGGTGCCCTTGATCTTGATGACTTAACAAAAAAACTCTATGAAGAAAAAATTTGTTCTCTTTATGTAGAAGGTGGGGCCCAAACTTATAGTGAGTTCTTGTCTCAGCGTGCTTTCCAGAGATTTTACTTATTCCAAGCTCCAGTCATCATCGGAACCAAAAATGGAAGGTCTTGGAGCGAAACATTTGCCGTATCCAAACTCAAAGATAAGCTACACCTCAGAAATCTAAGAAGCCAAAAAATAGGTGATGATTTATTTATCACCGGAAGAGTGTAG